A stretch of the Ignavibacteria bacterium genome encodes the following:
- a CDS encoding 4-hydroxybenzoate octaprenyltransferase encodes MRLKKYLSFIKIEHTIFSLPLIYGGVFLASDGMPTWRILILVLIAATFARTAAMTANRIIDAEIDKKNPRTLNREIPSGKITKLKANLIFWLSLAGYFATAYYISLFCFILSPIPIIIFIVYPYLKRFTHFAHFGVGIGLACAPLGGWFAVTNSFEGILPGALITLFTLFWGTGFDIIYSTLDEDFDRSHNLHSFPVKFGKRKALLYSMMLHFVSFVFLAGLHFYSLFNAFTFVFLIAIAVLLFFEHKYAEKNVELAFFKINSFVGFAVFFMIIFREIL; translated from the coding sequence ATGAGATTGAAGAAATATTTATCTTTTATAAAAATTGAACATACTATTTTCTCACTCCCTTTGATTTACGGGGGAGTTTTTCTTGCATCGGATGGAATGCCTACCTGGCGGATATTAATTCTTGTACTAATCGCAGCCACATTCGCAAGAACCGCTGCGATGACGGCAAACAGAATTATCGATGCAGAGATAGATAAAAAAAATCCACGAACATTAAATCGTGAAATACCAAGCGGTAAAATTACAAAACTAAAAGCCAATTTGATTTTTTGGTTATCGCTTGCAGGTTATTTTGCTACAGCTTATTACATTTCATTATTCTGTTTTATTCTTTCTCCAATTCCCATAATTATATTTATAGTTTATCCTTATTTAAAAAGATTTACTCATTTCGCTCATTTTGGAGTGGGAATTGGATTGGCGTGCGCACCGCTCGGCGGCTGGTTTGCAGTTACAAATTCATTTGAAGGGATTTTACCCGGAGCTTTGATAACATTGTTTACGCTTTTTTGGGGAACCGGATTCGACATTATTTACTCAACGCTCGATGAGGATTTTGACCGCTCTCACAACCTTCACTCATTTCCCGTGAAATTCGGGAAAAGAAAAGCTTTGCTCTATTCAATGATGCTGCATTTTGTATCGTTTGTGTTTTTGGCCGGACTGCATTTCTATTCCTTGTTCAACGCGTTCACATTTGTATTTCTTATCGCGATCGCCGTGTTACTATTTTTTGAACATAAGTATGCCGAAAAAAATGTCGAGCTTGCATTTTTTAAGATCAATTCTTTTGTCGGCTTTGCCGTGTTTTTTATGATAATATTTCGAGAGATTTTATAA